A window from Calditrichota bacterium encodes these proteins:
- the purD gene encoding phosphoribosylamine--glycine ligase, protein MKVLVIGGGGREHTLVWKINQSPLVEKIYCAPGNAGISQLAECVSIKADDMSGLIKFASNKRIDLTVVGPEVPLALGIVDAFQEQGLKIFGPSQKAAEIESSKVFSKYLMEKYHIPTAKYESFDVFDRAEEYVNNANGAVVVKADGLAAGKGAIVCQTKEEARDALKKLMLEKVFGDAGRRVVIEEYLRGEEVSVLAFTDGTNIKTLIPAQDHKPILDGDKGPNTGGMGAYAPAVFVNDDLLQTIENTILAPAIKGMALESRPYRGVLYAGLMMTKAGPKVIEFNCRFGDPETQAILPLVKSDIVPVMNSCIDGNLEKVSLEKSDKFAVCVIMASGGYPGKYEKGKKIIGLDRNFGKDVIIFHAGTSLRGNEIITSGGRALGVTALDSTIKGAIRRAYAAVGKITFDGAYYRKDIAFKAL, encoded by the coding sequence ATGAAAGTGTTGGTCATTGGAGGCGGTGGACGAGAACATACTCTGGTCTGGAAAATTAACCAAAGTCCGCTGGTCGAAAAAATTTACTGTGCGCCGGGAAACGCGGGTATTAGTCAATTGGCTGAATGCGTTTCGATCAAAGCGGATGACATGAGCGGGTTAATTAAATTTGCCAGCAACAAACGAATTGATTTGACTGTTGTGGGGCCCGAAGTGCCGCTGGCGCTGGGAATTGTGGACGCTTTTCAGGAGCAGGGGCTTAAAATTTTTGGTCCCAGTCAGAAGGCAGCGGAAATCGAAAGCAGCAAAGTTTTTTCCAAATATTTAATGGAAAAATATCACATTCCTACGGCGAAATATGAATCATTTGATGTTTTTGATCGAGCGGAAGAATATGTGAATAACGCTAACGGCGCTGTTGTCGTGAAAGCGGACGGACTGGCAGCCGGAAAAGGCGCTATTGTGTGTCAGACAAAAGAAGAAGCACGTGACGCACTGAAAAAATTGATGCTGGAAAAAGTTTTCGGCGATGCCGGCAGACGCGTAGTCATTGAAGAATATCTGCGCGGCGAGGAAGTTTCCGTGCTGGCTTTTACAGACGGCACCAACATCAAAACCCTGATTCCGGCGCAGGATCACAAACCGATTTTGGACGGGGACAAAGGGCCAAATACCGGCGGCATGGGCGCTTACGCGCCGGCAGTGTTTGTGAACGATGATTTGCTGCAAACAATTGAAAATACAATTTTAGCGCCGGCAATTAAAGGCATGGCGCTGGAAAGTCGGCCTTACCGGGGCGTTCTTTATGCCGGACTGATGATGACAAAAGCGGGACCTAAAGTGATCGAATTCAATTGCCGCTTCGGCGATCCGGAAACACAGGCGATTTTGCCGCTCGTCAAAAGCGACATTGTTCCCGTCATGAACAGTTGCATTGACGGAAATTTGGAAAAAGTTTCACTGGAGAAATCGGATAAATTCGCCGTGTGCGTCATCATGGCTTCTGGCGGTTATCCGGGGAAGTATGAGAAAGGAAAAAAAATCATCGGACTGGACAGAAATTTCGGAAAAGATGTGATTATTTTCCACGCTGGCACGAGTTTGCGTGGTAATGAAATCATCACCTCCGGCGGCAGAGCGCTTGGCGTCACCGCGTTGGATTCAACCATCAAAGGCGCCATTCGCCGCGCCTACGCTGCCGTGGGAAAAATCACTTTTGACGGCGCGTACTATCGAAAAGACATTGCTTTTAAAGCTCTTTGA
- a CDS encoding NAD-dependent epimerase/dehydratase family protein — translation MKILVTGGAGFIGSHVTDAYVNLGHEVVVVDNLRTGFRENVNPKAKFVEMDIQDKEIFDLFAQEKFDLINHHAAQMDIRLSVKDPTFDARNNIVGTINLLEAAVRTGVKRAIFISSGGAVYGEQDYFPANEEHPTRPLSPYGIAKLTGEKYLYYYHKTYGLQYTALRYANIYGPRQNPHGEAGVIAIFASKLLQNEQPIINGDGKQTRDYVFVSDVVAANVRALDFQGCEAINIGTGIETDVNELFQRLNRLTSANMEEKHGQAKPGEQLRSVLNNEKAKRLLGWSPQVNLEEGLNQTVEFFRSQLAA, via the coding sequence ATGAAAATTTTAGTCACCGGAGGCGCGGGTTTCATCGGCTCGCACGTGACAGATGCGTACGTGAATTTGGGACACGAAGTTGTGGTCGTAGACAATTTACGGACCGGCTTCAGGGAAAATGTGAATCCCAAAGCGAAATTTGTGGAGATGGATATTCAGGACAAAGAAATTTTCGATTTGTTTGCGCAGGAAAAATTTGATCTGATCAATCACCACGCAGCGCAAATGGACATTCGCTTGTCCGTGAAAGATCCGACTTTTGACGCGAGGAACAACATCGTCGGTACGATTAATCTGCTGGAAGCTGCCGTGCGCACCGGCGTCAAGCGGGCCATTTTCATCTCCAGTGGCGGCGCAGTTTACGGGGAGCAGGATTATTTTCCAGCGAACGAAGAACATCCGACGCGTCCGTTGTCGCCCTACGGCATCGCCAAATTGACAGGAGAAAAATATTTGTACTATTATCATAAAACATACGGTTTGCAATACACGGCGCTGCGCTACGCCAATATTTATGGTCCGCGGCAGAATCCGCATGGCGAAGCCGGCGTCATCGCCATTTTTGCGTCAAAATTGCTGCAAAATGAGCAGCCGATCATTAACGGCGATGGCAAGCAGACCCGGGATTACGTGTTTGTCTCCGATGTGGTTGCGGCAAATGTGAGGGCGCTGGATTTCCAAGGCTGCGAAGCTATCAACATCGGCACCGGCATCGAGACCGACGTGAATGAACTTTTTCAGCGGCTGAATCGCTTAACCAGCGCGAATATGGAAGAAAAACACGGTCAAGCAAAACCGGGCGAGCAATTGCGCAGCGTTTTGAACAATGAAAAAGCGAAACGTTTGCTGGGTTGGTCGCCGCAAGTGAATCTCGAAGAAGGTTTGAATCAAACAGTGGAATTTTTCCGAAGTCAGCTTGCTGCGTAA